In Flavobacterium lacustre, a genomic segment contains:
- a CDS encoding VOC family protein: protein MASINPYLVFNGNCEEAFLFYQSVFGGEFPYVGKFSDMPAGDENPTLSEDDANKIMHISLPIGKDSVLMGSDSNSASGEVTFGGNMSISINAESKQEADRLFDGLSAGGNPFMPMNQTFWGAYFGMFVDKFGIHWMVNFDEEQK, encoded by the coding sequence ATGGCATCAATTAATCCTTATTTAGTCTTTAATGGAAATTGCGAAGAAGCATTTCTGTTTTATCAATCTGTATTTGGTGGCGAATTTCCATATGTTGGTAAGTTCAGTGATATGCCTGCCGGAGATGAGAATCCTACACTCTCAGAAGACGATGCAAACAAAATCATGCACATTAGTTTACCAATTGGTAAAGATTCTGTTTTAATGGGTAGTGACAGTAATTCTGCCAGCGGGGAGGTTACTTTTGGAGGAAATATGTCTATCTCCATAAATGCTGAAAGCAAACAGGAAGCGGATAGACTTTTTGATGGGCTTTCTGCTGGAGGAAATCCATTTATGCCAATGAATCAAACCTTTTGGGGTGCTTATTTTGGAATGTTTGTTGATAAATTCGGAATCCATTGGATGGTGAATTTCGACGAAGAGCAAAAGTGA